From the genome of Wolbachia endosymbiont (group B) of Parapoynx stratiotata, one region includes:
- the mutL gene encoding DNA mismatch repair endonuclease MutL, translating into MAIVLLDTKTINRIAAGEVIERPASVVKELVENAIDARSSEIEIKIESGGRNLITVIDDGSGVKKDDLELAFMRHATSKLSDSELIEIKHLGFRGEALPSIAAVSRIKLSSKASKADQAWSIRYEGGEKIGELVPYPLSIGTYIEVRDLFFATPNRLKFLKTERAETQSIVDIVNNLAMINYGIEFTLISDNKKLLKYAKQTSLFSRLCEVEEEFHENSLQISEEEDGIRLTGYICKPTVNRSNSTQIYTFVNGRPIKDNLLIGAIRYAYHDLIPSNRYPFAALHLEIPYDQVDVNVHPNKSEVRFQNKRLIYEIVRRGLIKVLSKRIDLAETVLAQNGTTTNHLSSDPFSRSSLKNEFYGRRSDPFENQLMREFTSPNIEIKSLSEHSKSFDYTGMQKSPPRAETTILERKQTDLIRDYPLGFAHCQIYNTYIIAEVRDKLIIVDQHAAHERLVYECLKEKSSIKRQKLLLPEMVEIKNQAGMEMIKTYKDKLFEMGFEIEIKSENKIIVKEVPAILGAVDTKRMLIDIVDRLTEIEDTLPIEDKVNKILATIACYGSIRAGRKMKLEEMNELLRQMEKTPYSGQCNHGRPTYIEMKLSDIEKLFERR; encoded by the coding sequence ATGGCAATAGTTCTTTTAGATACAAAAACCATAAATCGTATAGCAGCAGGAGAGGTAATAGAAAGGCCTGCAAGTGTGGTAAAGGAATTAGTGGAAAATGCAATAGATGCCAGAAGCTCAGAGATAGAAATTAAGATAGAAAGTGGTGGGCGTAACCTCATTACTGTAATCGATGATGGTAGCGGAGTAAAAAAGGATGATTTAGAACTTGCGTTTATGCGCCATGCTACTTCAAAATTGAGTGACAGTGAATTGATAGAGATCAAGCATCTTGGCTTTAGAGGAGAAGCTTTGCCTTCAATTGCAGCAGTAAGCAGAATAAAATTATCATCTAAGGCAAGCAAAGCAGATCAAGCATGGTCTATAAGGTATGAGGGGGGAGAAAAAATAGGAGAGCTTGTTCCTTATCCTTTATCGATAGGAACATATATTGAAGTACGAGATTTATTTTTTGCCACACCAAATAGACTAAAATTTCTCAAAACCGAAAGGGCAGAAACACAAAGTATTGTTGATATTGTAAACAACTTAGCAATGATCAATTATGGAATTGAGTTTACTCTTATCTCCGATAATAAGAAGCTTCTTAAGTATGCTAAGCAGACCTCATTATTTAGCAGGCTATGCGAAGTAGAAGAAGAATTTCATGAAAACTCTTTGCAAATTAGTGAAGAAGAAGATGGCATTAGACTTACAGGATACATCTGTAAACCTACTGTCAATCGTAGCAATTCAACTCAGATCTATACATTTGTTAATGGTAGACCAATTAAAGATAATCTACTTATTGGTGCAATTCGTTATGCGTATCACGACCTTATTCCAAGCAATAGATATCCTTTTGCAGCGCTGCACTTAGAGATACCGTATGATCAAGTTGATGTAAATGTGCATCCAAATAAATCAGAGGTAAGGTTTCAGAACAAGAGGCTAATATATGAAATAGTGAGAAGAGGGCTAATAAAAGTGCTATCAAAGAGAATAGATCTTGCAGAAACTGTATTGGCCCAGAATGGAACAACAACGAATCATCTATCATCAGATCCTTTTAGTAGGTCTAGTCTTAAAAATGAATTTTATGGAAGAAGGTCGGATCCTTTTGAAAACCAGTTAATGAGAGAATTTACTTCTCCAAATATAGAGATAAAAAGCTTATCAGAACATTCAAAATCGTTTGATTATACTGGTATGCAAAAATCTCCTCCACGAGCAGAAACTACAATTTTGGAAAGGAAACAAACCGATCTAATAAGGGACTATCCACTTGGGTTTGCACACTGTCAAATCTACAATACTTATATTATTGCCGAGGTAAGAGACAAACTAATTATAGTAGATCAGCATGCAGCCCATGAAAGACTAGTATACGAGTGCTTAAAGGAGAAATCAAGTATAAAAAGACAAAAACTTCTTTTGCCTGAAATGGTTGAAATCAAAAATCAAGCTGGAATGGAGATGATTAAAACTTATAAAGATAAACTTTTTGAGATGGGTTTTGAGATTGAAATTAAATCAGAAAATAAGATCATAGTAAAAGAAGTTCCTGCAATCTTAGGAGCAGTAGACACAAAGAGAATGCTCATTGATATAGTTGATAGACTAACAGAAATAGAAGATACATTACCTATAGAGGATAAGGTGAATAAAATACTAGCCACAATTGCTTGTTATGGATCAATAAGAGCAGGCAGAAAGATGAAATTGGAGGAGATGAATGAATTATTGAGGCAAATGGAAAAGACACCTTATTCTGGACAATGTAATCACGGAAGGCCAACCTATATAGAAATGAAATTAAGCGATATTGAAAAGTTATTTGAGCGAAGGTGA
- the hflK gene encoding FtsH protease activity modulator HflK produces the protein MDERNPWNLGKKPSGSSNEDILSKAVSDIRCFFNGLTRNRGKKPYFIIFIVLLFYLCTGFYIVHPSEEGIELTFGKYSNTETSGLRYHFPYPIGKVFKVNVKEVNREEIGISSSYGRDTDRGEGVMLTGDENIVNVNFEVQWRVRDAKDYLFKVRDYKPGFSVKNAAESAMREIIGKNTISFALEGQGRAEISRDTRILLQQILDGYQMGIEILSVQMKKIDPPEKVISSFRDVQSARADKERTINEAYAYSNDIIPRAKGEAIKIKLDAEAYENEIINEAKGNANRFLSLYEEYRQNPSLVKNRIYLETMENIFSKVDKFVITDDLKGMFSYLPLTNLGK, from the coding sequence ATGGATGAGCGTAATCCTTGGAATCTTGGAAAGAAACCGTCAGGTTCAAGTAATGAAGATATTTTAAGTAAAGCTGTGTCTGATATAAGATGCTTTTTTAATGGCTTAACCAGAAATAGAGGGAAAAAACCTTATTTCATCATTTTTATTGTTTTGTTGTTTTATCTTTGTACTGGTTTCTATATTGTCCATCCGAGTGAGGAAGGTATAGAACTTACTTTTGGCAAATATTCCAATACAGAAACATCTGGTTTGCGTTATCACTTTCCCTACCCTATTGGTAAGGTTTTTAAAGTAAATGTTAAAGAAGTAAATCGTGAAGAAATTGGGATAAGCAGCTCTTATGGGCGAGATACAGATCGTGGTGAAGGAGTGATGCTTACCGGAGATGAGAACATAGTCAACGTTAACTTTGAGGTCCAATGGAGAGTCAGGGATGCCAAAGATTATTTATTCAAAGTGCGGGATTATAAACCTGGTTTTAGCGTTAAAAATGCTGCTGAAAGTGCTATGAGAGAAATAATAGGTAAGAATACGATCTCTTTTGCACTCGAAGGTCAAGGCAGGGCTGAAATTTCCAGAGATACTAGAATTTTATTGCAACAGATTCTTGATGGATATCAAATGGGTATAGAGATTTTATCCGTTCAAATGAAAAAAATTGATCCACCAGAAAAGGTGATTAGCTCATTTAGGGATGTACAAAGTGCTCGCGCAGATAAGGAGCGTACCATAAACGAAGCATACGCTTACAGTAATGATATTATACCTCGTGCAAAAGGTGAAGCAATAAAGATAAAATTAGATGCAGAAGCATACGAGAATGAAATAATAAATGAAGCAAAAGGTAATGCAAATCGCTTTTTATCTCTTTACGAAGAATATAGACAAAATCCTTCTCTTGTTAAGAATCGTATTTATCTTGAAACTATGGAAAATATTTTCAGCAAGGTAGATAAGTTTGTTATAACAGACGATCTGAAAGGTATGTTCTCTTATTTACCTCTTACAAATTTAGGAAAATAG
- the hflC gene encoding protease modulator HflC has protein sequence MSSNIKIVFAFIFVVLLIALSNSIFVVQETKQAIVIQLGKVVKDVRDSGLYFKLPFINNVEFLDKRILDLSPDKTPREVITADQKRIIVDAYAKYKIIDPITFYQTVKNESGLVRRLYPVIEAHIRENIGRFSLISLLNEKRSEVMQLIQRGVYSEAGKFGIEIIDVRIKRADLPEENSSAIFRRMQTEREKEAKEIRAEGEQAGQEIRSKADKLKRGIVSSAVKESHEIRGRGYAEATRIYNEAFKVDEEFFNFYRSMKAYSKSFAKDNTKFVLSPNNNFLDILNKGWK, from the coding sequence ATGAGTAGTAATATAAAAATTGTTTTTGCTTTTATATTTGTTGTATTATTGATTGCCTTATCTAATTCAATCTTCGTTGTTCAAGAAACAAAACAAGCAATAGTTATACAACTCGGTAAAGTCGTAAAAGATGTTAGGGACAGTGGTTTATATTTTAAATTGCCATTTATAAATAACGTAGAATTTCTTGATAAGAGAATTTTAGATTTAAGTCCTGATAAAACTCCAAGGGAAGTGATAACTGCAGATCAAAAGCGTATTATAGTAGATGCTTATGCAAAATATAAAATAATAGATCCTATCACTTTTTATCAAACTGTGAAAAATGAATCAGGGCTAGTTAGAAGATTATATCCTGTCATAGAAGCTCACATAAGGGAGAATATAGGAAGATTTTCATTAATTAGTTTGTTGAATGAAAAGAGATCAGAAGTTATGCAATTAATTCAACGTGGAGTTTATTCTGAAGCTGGAAAATTTGGCATAGAAATAATAGATGTAAGAATTAAGAGAGCAGATCTACCAGAAGAAAATAGTTCTGCAATATTCCGCCGCATGCAAACTGAAAGGGAAAAGGAAGCAAAAGAAATTAGAGCAGAAGGAGAACAAGCTGGACAAGAAATTAGATCAAAAGCTGATAAATTAAAAAGGGGAATTGTCTCTAGTGCAGTAAAAGAATCACATGAAATAAGAGGCCGTGGTTATGCTGAAGCAACTAGAATCTATAATGAGGCATTCAAGGTTGATGAAGAGTTTTTTAACTTTTATCGCTCTATGAAAGCTTATAGTAAATCATTTGCTAAGGATAATACTAAATTTGTGCTTTCACCAAATAATAATTTCTTAGATATTTTGAACAAGGGATGGAAATAG
- a CDS encoding DegQ family serine endoprotease, translating into MKSKAFILSIFAYFLISFSSYANLFAKTVADPVCSCNKGLADIVEELIPAVVNISSEQIIKQENNNRTKIPFTPRNNFFDDFREFFEHFDQFFDRAPSINREVTLLGSGFIIDKSGTIVTNYHVIKNAQDITVTINDNTYFKAEVLGYDAKTDLAVLKINSDKDLPFVEFGNSDKARVGDTVIAIGNPFGLGGSVSTGIVSARSRDISIGTMNEFIQTDAAINRGNSGGPLFHLNGKVIGINTAIYSPSESGGNVGIGFAIPSNLAISIIDTLKSGKKIKHGWLGVQVQPITKEFAESLSLKDIKGALVASVVKGSPAEKGGIKVGDILLEFDGKKIDRMTQLPHMVSRTEPGKKVQVKLLRKGKEVNIKVAIEESTNDDSGNNQEENKSTSSYISGLTVSNLPKELKNNAPTKGVVVTSVDSSSNSTLRSIKKGDIIIQLDGIDIKNTNDFQKQIDSAVKKDGKDSVMLLIYRNGNQFFTSIKLKK; encoded by the coding sequence ATGAAAAGTAAAGCATTTATTTTATCTATATTTGCATATTTTTTAATTTCATTTTCTTCATATGCTAATCTGTTTGCAAAAACAGTTGCAGATCCTGTATGTAGTTGTAATAAAGGGCTTGCTGATATAGTGGAAGAACTTATTCCTGCAGTTGTAAATATTTCAAGTGAACAAATAATTAAACAAGAAAATAACAATAGAACTAAAATCCCTTTTACGCCAAGAAATAATTTCTTTGATGACTTTAGAGAATTTTTCGAGCATTTTGATCAATTTTTCGATAGAGCTCCTAGCATTAATAGAGAAGTGACGTTACTTGGGTCTGGATTTATTATAGATAAAAGTGGAACCATAGTAACCAACTATCACGTTATTAAAAATGCCCAAGATATTACAGTTACTATAAACGATAATACTTATTTCAAAGCAGAAGTTTTAGGCTATGATGCAAAAACTGATCTTGCTGTGCTTAAGATTAATTCTGATAAAGATCTTCCTTTTGTTGAATTTGGTAATTCTGATAAAGCAAGAGTTGGTGATACAGTTATTGCAATAGGCAACCCTTTTGGTTTGGGTGGCTCTGTAAGTACAGGAATTGTGTCTGCAAGATCTAGAGACATTAGTATTGGTACTATGAATGAATTTATTCAAACTGATGCTGCAATTAATAGAGGTAACTCAGGGGGACCACTATTTCATCTAAATGGAAAAGTTATAGGTATTAATACTGCTATTTATTCCCCATCTGAGTCTGGCGGTAACGTGGGTATAGGCTTTGCTATACCATCTAATCTAGCTATTTCAATTATTGACACATTAAAAAGTGGTAAAAAAATAAAACATGGTTGGCTTGGCGTGCAAGTTCAGCCTATAACAAAAGAATTTGCTGAATCCTTAAGTTTAAAAGATATCAAAGGTGCATTAGTTGCAAGCGTAGTAAAGGGCAGTCCTGCAGAGAAAGGAGGAATCAAAGTAGGTGATATACTATTAGAATTTGACGGCAAAAAAATTGATAGAATGACGCAATTACCTCATATGGTTTCACGAACTGAGCCCGGAAAGAAAGTACAGGTTAAGTTACTTAGAAAAGGTAAAGAAGTCAATATCAAGGTTGCAATCGAGGAATCTACAAATGATGATTCAGGTAATAATCAAGAAGAAAATAAATCAACATCTAGTTATATAAGTGGTTTAACCGTTTCAAATTTGCCAAAAGAACTAAAAAACAATGCACCCACAAAGGGTGTAGTAGTTACTAGTGTAGATAGTAGTAGTAATTCTACACTACGTTCTATTAAGAAAGGTGATATAATTATCCAACTAGATGGAATCGATATTAAAAATACTAATGATTTTCAAAAACAAATTGATTCAGCAGTAAAAAAAGACGGCAAAGATTCAGTAATGCTGCTTATTTACCGCAACGGCAATCAATTTTTCACCTCAATCAAATTGAAGAAGTAG